The genomic interval TCACCCGCATCGGCAAATGGCTGCGCCGTTTCAGCTTCGATGAGACACCACAATTCCTGAACATTCTGTTTGGCCACATGAGCGTTGTGGGTCCCCGTCCGGAACGACCGGAATTCGTGAGCCAATTCAAGAATTACGTACCCAAATATCTGGAACGCCATCGCCTGAAAACCGGCCTCACCGGATGGGCGCAGGTCAGCGGCCTGCGTGGCGACGTGCCGATCATCGAACGCACGAAATACGATCTCTATTACATCGAAAACTGGTCCTTCAACCTCGACATGCGCATCATCTTCAAGACGGTGCGCGCAGTCCTCTTCGGCAAGGATGCGTACTGACCATGATTCCCATCACCGTGTTCTACATCCATATCGTCGGCGCTGCGTATGCGTTCGCGAAGAGTTACAGCGAGACCAAACTCTCCGACGCCTTCATGACACTGGCATTCATTGCAGTCATTTTTTCTGTGGGGTGGACCATCGCCGGTTTCATCGTGCGCTTCCTGATTCCCGACACGGGCGTGGGTCCGTGGCTCGACAGCGACGGTATCTCGCTGCTCATCGTCACCTGCCTCGAGGCGGTCATGTACCTCACATATTTCCGCACGTCGAAGAAGGGACGGCGGGCCGAGCCCCAGACGCCGGCGGCTTGAGCGCTACTGCAGGCGGAAGTTGAAGACGCCTGTCGCTTCCTGATCGCCCGAAGCGCTGTTCGCGGGTAGGCGATTGAAGCGCCACGCGCGCACTGCCGCGAGCACTGCGTCGTCAAACGCGGGCGCCGCCTTCTGCACGATGGTCACAGCATACACGCTGCCGTCGGGGCGGACGCGGAAACGTGCCCGCACCTGCGCGCTGCGCTGCGCGTCGCGCGGGAATGCCGGGAGCTGGCCCGATATGCGTGTGCGTGAAGCACCCGCGCCCCAGTCCAGCGACACGCCGGCGCGTGGTGTGGCGCTCAGTTCGCCGGTGTTTTGTGTGCCGGAACCGTCGGGTGTGCCGGGTTTGTCGCGCTGTTGCGTGCTCCCCTCGATTCCGGGCAGCGTGGTTTCGCGGCGCTGACCGGTGCCTGCCGGCACCCCCGGATTCGATCGCGTCTGCATGTCGCTTGCTGCACCGCGCGTGCCGCTGCTGCTGCCGCGTTCCGCAAAATCGACGGCATCCATGCTTCGAGGACGCGGAGGCACGGGAGCGGTCTTGGGTGGTGTGTTCGAACCTTGCGCGGGGCTCTGTACTCCTGAGGTCGGCGACGTCCGTTGCGCCGTGGGTGAGGTACGCTGTGCGCGTTGCGCCGAAGCTGCCGGAGTCCGGGGTGTCGTGCGTGCCGCGGGTGTGCGGGCGGGAGCGGCACTGCGGCGCTGTGCTGGTGCGGGTGTGATAGCCGGCGTCGTGGGTGCGATTCGTTTTTCTGGTGCCGGTGCAACAACGTCAGGGGGGGCGGCAGGAGCGGCAAAAAGCAGTTCCACCTCCGAAGGCGGCGGTATCTCATTTTGCACGGTGAGCAGCAGCGCAAGAAGAAACAGCAGCGCGTGTGTGCCGATGGATACGGCCCAGCTCGTCCTATCGTCGGATCGCGCGGTCATGGCGCTGTCGCCGCCTCGCGTGTCGAGATGAAAAACCGTGCGACACCCAGGCCCCTGGCCTCGTCCATGATACGCACCGCATTCTGAAACGGCACTTCCTTGTCCGCCGCAAGCACGATTGTTTGTTTCGCGGGTTCGGTGAGCAGGGCGCGCAGTTGCCCCGCGAAGGCCTCCGCCGTGGTCTCGGTGTCGTTGATCAGAATGCGGCCGCTCTTTTCCAACGTCACGGTCACCGTGCCCTGCTCGGTCGCCTGCGCGTTCCGCGCATCCGGCAATTTCACGGTCAGGGATTTGGTCGCGATGAACGACGAGGTGAGCAGAAAAAAGATGAGCAACAACAGTACGATGTCCGTCAGCGACGAGTAACTGAAGGCCGACAGGGTTGTGTGTGTCTGCGGAAGTCTGATTCTCATGCTGACATCTCCTGCCACGCCGGTGTCAGCGCTGCGCGCCGCGCGTGGTGTCGGCGGCGGCGATGTCGAGGAAATCGTTGCAGCTATTCTCGGTCTCGAACACGAAATGGCTGATGCGGTTCACAAAATAGTTGTACATGAAATACGCGGGAATACCGACGATCAATCCGTACGCTGTTGTGATGAGCGCCTCCCAGATGCCCGAGGCAAGCATGGTCGGATTCACGATGCCCTGATTCAACTCCACGGCGCGGAACGCGGCGATCATGCCGGTCACGGTGCCGAGGAAACCGAGGAGGGGGGCGATGCCTGCCACCGACGCAAGAAGTCCGAGTCCACGCTCGAGTTTGTACACCTCGTTGCGTGCCGCCGCGTCGATGGCGTCGCGCACATCTTGCGAGGTGCCCTTCAATTTGAGGAGACCGCTGCGCAATATGCTCGCGAGTGGAGTATTTGCTTGCGCGCACAACGACAGCGCCGCGGAGATGTCGCCGCCCTGCAGCACGCTGCGGATCTGTAAAATGAATTTGCCGCCGTCGACTTTCGCGCGCGACAGCACGATGAACTTCTGCACGATGATGTACAGTGCCAGTATGGAACTTGCGAGAATGAACCACATGATGGTTCCTCCGCGAAGGAAAAGATCAAGAAGCGTCATGACACGTGCTCCGTGGTGGGAAAGGACTGCGGGTATTGGTGGATGGCGCTTGGCGCCGCATCGGGCGGCATGCCGACGACCGGAGATGAAAACATTTCGTCGAAGAATCCGGCGAACCAGGCCACGGCCACAATGAGGATCACCAGAAACAGCATGGCGAGGATACTGGCCGCGGATTTCCGTTGCCTGTGCTTCTGCTCGGGCGGATGAAAGAGCTGCTCGCGGTTGCGCTCAAAGTCGCCGGCGGATTCCGCTTCAACAAAGGGACCGTCCGATCCGAGTCCGGTGGCACTGGCGCGTGATTCCGTCGCGAGCGAGCGAAGGAGACGCGATGTTCCTGTGTCGCTGGCTCCGTCGTCGGGCAGCTCGGGCAGGTTGTTGCGCACAACTCGGATGAGCGCGGCAACATCGATGGCTCCCGGTTCCAGCGTGTCGCCGGGCGGATCAAAGCCCATCTCACGATGCACCTCGGCGATCAGCCGGGATACATCCACCGTGCCGCTTGACGCCGTGGCTGTGACGGAACTTGCACCGCCGCGCGGCAGCTCGGGTACGATTAAGGGAGCGGGCACAAACGCCGGCACGCCGTCTCGAGCGGCGGGATGCCATATGCCGAGGTCCTGCAGGGTCACGGATTCGCGTCGATCGAGCGCATCGGATACGTGGAGCAGCAGTTGTTCCCGCACGCGCTCAGCGGCCTCTGCCGGAAAGTCGGCGGCCACGCAGTACTCACGCAACACGACGTCGAACCGCAGCGTGTCAGTCACGTCCTGCGCCGCGTGTGTTTTCACGATCTGTCCCTCGTGCAGTGACAGCAGGCCCAGCCGCCCGCAATCGACGCGGCGTCCCGCGGCGAGACTCGTGTGTACCGCCGTGACGATTGATCCGTACGCGAGCGCCACCTGCTCGATCGGCGACGACAGCTCCTGCGAGATGCGGTAGAGTATGTGTTCTGTGCGCAACATTGGGTCAGAGTCGGACGGTTATTCCAGCGGCGAGAAACAGCGGCCGTTCGCTGTAGCCGCGATAGCGTTCCCATCGTGAACCAAAGATATTCTCCACTGCAGCGTACGCAGCGGCGTACCGTGTGAGTCGGTATTCGGCACGCACGTCGACCAGCACCGCGCTCGCGAGCGTAACGGCATCGGCTGTGCGAGAACCCACAAGGCGCAAACCGGCCTGCACTTCAAGTGGGATGTCGAAACCACGCGTATAGACGGCGTGCAATTCGAACGCCGGAAGGTAGGGGACCGCCGCATCGAGCGCGCGGATGTAGGAACTGCGCAGATCCACACAGGCCGCGACACGATCGAGGCGGGTCGCTTGCCATTGCGCGTCGGAGTGTACGGTGAAAATGCTTGCGTGGCCTGGATAGCGGACGTCCCATTGCGTGGAGTATGGTTCGGAACTGCGGATGAAGACGCCGTGTGTTGCGTACTCGCGATACTCCGCGGATACGTCGAAGGCGAGACGTCGCCTGTCGTCGAAGCGGGCCGACAGGGCGATCGCGACAGGGATGTCATCGTGGCGCAATTCCGCGTCGAGTGATGTGTACGGATTCTCGTCGAAGATTCCGCGATAGGTTACACGCTCGACGCGCGGCGTGACAGCCGCGGCGACCGACAGATCGGCGTCCCAGTAATATCGGAGCTCGATGTCCGGATATATGCGCCCCTGCGCGGCGCTGCTGGAGCCACGATAGAGCGTGAGTGCAAGTCCGCCGTCCAGCGAGAGGTCCGGTCGAATCCACCACTGCGACCGTGCGCTTCCGGCGAGAAAGAAGGGGCGCGTTGTGGCACTACCCAGAGGCGCGCGGAAGTATTCGATCGAGGCCTCGAAACCGCCCTCGAGCGGGAAACCACGCAGGAGCGTGCGAGCGCGGGCGGAGACGTGGACCCGCGTGTCGGCAAAACGGCCTTCTGGCACGGTGAAACTGTCGGCTACGGCAAGGGCCTCTCGGATATTTGTGTGTTCGAGTCCGAAGTTGAACGCGTGATCCACGACGCGGTTCTGACGCGAAATCAGGCCGCCGGAAAAGGAGAAACCGCTCCGTTTTCGCGAGAAAAGAAGCGCCGGAGAACCGGGGTCGATGCGGTCACCGTAGAGTGAGTACGTGCGGTACTCTGCCGCCGCCTGACCTTCGACGCGTGAACGGGCGAAGAATGCGGGGAGGGTGGCGGGCAAAAACGAACCGCCTCCGCCTTCGATGGAGGCGGAGGAGCGGTCGGCGTGGTCCGTGTGGCCGTTGCTCCTCTCGAGTGCAGCGCGAGCGAAGGCGTCACCGTGTTCGAACTGTTGCGCCGCGCGTACGTCGAGCGCGGGTGTCGCAAAAAGACCCAGTGTTGCGCGGGCAAAAAGATTGACAGCGCGTCCGAGCAGCAGCGGTTGTTCGAGCACCGGCTGCGTGAGGGCCGGTGCGCCTTCCGGCAGCTCGCGAATCCCGCGTCCCGCACGGGCTACCAGGGCGGATGGATCAAACGCGTCGAGCGCTTCCTTGCCGCCTTCCCGCAGCCGTATCATGTCGGCGCCGGTGATGGTGTATTCGGGCAGGGCGATCGCCTTGGTCTCGGTGCGTCGCTTTACGCTGTCGATGCCCGGCGCGGTTGTGGGGGGTAGGGGCTTGTGCTGTGCCGGTGCGCCAAAGGTTGCAAAGGCGCAGAGTCCGGCCACGAAACAAAGTCGGATGCGGCCGGTCACTGGACTCTCGCCAATCTGTTCTGAGCTTCACCGGCCGCTGCCGTCCCGGGGTATTTCGCTATCAGCGTCCGGTATGTTTCCGCCGCCTTCGCGCCCTTGTCCCGGGCTTCGTACATGGCACCGAGATCGAGCAGGGCTTTGCCAGACCATTCCGCGGACTCGGGATACACATACCCGACGCGCAGCCACGCCTTTTCGGCTTCAGCACTGCGCTGCGCGTTAGCCAGCAGGTCGCCCGTGCGGTACTGCGCTTCAGCCCCCACGTCGTCGATTCTCGATGCCGCAATCGGCGCAAGCAGAGCGAGGGCCGTATCGACCGAACCGCGCCGTGCCAGTATACGTGCCGCTTCGATGGTACCGCGGTCGGCAAAGGTCGGTTCGTCAGCCGCTGCACGTGCGGCAGCGTATGCTGCGAGGGCTGCGTCGTCGGCGCCGTTCATTGTATGCGCGCGGCCGCGGTCGAATTCAAGTTCCGCAGTGGTATGCGCAATGAGACCCTGTCGCTGAAGCGCATCGTAGAGAGCCAGCGCCGTTTCGGGATCCTGTTCGTCGATGGCGATGCGCGCCGATGCGAAGCGGGCGCGTTCGAGCACGGCTGCATCATTGCCCGCATCCAAAAGGTGCGTGAGGGACGCGCGGGCGCTGTCATACAGGCGCGCCTCGCGATAGGCCTCGGCGCGCAGAAGCATGGCATCGCTGCGCAGAGGACTTTCGGGATATTTGGCCATGAAATCCGCCAGCATCGCGCGTGTTGAGGTCGCATCGCCTCCGACGGATGCTCTGCGCGCAAGCGCAAGCAGCACGTCGTCGGCGCCCGGAGCGTTCCCATTTTTCTCGAGCCACTCGGCGGGAAACTTCTCGGCGTTCGGGTCGCCGGCCAGTTGACGGCATTGTGCGATGCCGTCCAGGGCATTCGGCACGAGCCGGCTGTCGGGATGCTGGGTCAGGATGCGTGTGTACGCGGTTTCGGCGTCGGCGTAACGGCCCATGTTATAATAGCAGTCCCCGATCGCGTACAGCGCCTGCGGCGCAAGGGTGCTGGTCGGATACGAGCCCTCGAGAGCGCGGAATTCGGTGATCGCCTTCACGTAATCGCGTGTCTCGAAGTAGAACCAGGCGAGACTGAACTGCGCCTTGTCCGCCACATCGGATCCGGGATGTGAGGCGAGCAGCGATCGCAGTGTCGCGACACCCGCGGGGGTGTCCCCGCTGCGATGCTCGGCGTTTCCCTGCTGTAGTAATGCGTACGGAGTGAGTATGTGTTTCGGAAATTTCTTTGCGGCACTGCGGTAGTTGCGCGCTGCATCCGAGAACTTTTTCTGCGCGTATTGCGCGTCCGCCAGTCGTACGAGCGCGTCCGCTTCCCTGCGTCCGCCGCGATACGTATCGATCAACGACAGGAATGTTGCCTCCGCCTCTCGGTAGCGGCCCGCGCTGTACTGTGCCCAGCCTGTGCCGTAGAGTGCGTCCTGGCGGAGTCCCGGCTCGCGTGTGTTCTGCGACGCGCCCGTGTATGCCTGCACCGCCTCGCTGTAGCGCTTCGCGTGGAACAGCGCTTCTCCGAGCCACAGACGCGCTTCGGCCGAGCGCGTATCGCCGCTGTGTGAATCAATGAAGGATGCGAATGCGGCCGCGCTCTGTGCGAAACGGCCGGCTTCAAAATGAGCATGGCCAA from Ignavibacteriota bacterium carries:
- a CDS encoding TonB family protein, which translates into the protein MTARSDDRTSWAVSIGTHALLFLLALLLTVQNEIPPPSEVELLFAAPAAPPDVVAPAPEKRIAPTTPAITPAPAQRRSAAPARTPAARTTPRTPAASAQRAQRTSPTAQRTSPTSGVQSPAQGSNTPPKTAPVPPRPRSMDAVDFAERGSSSGTRGAASDMQTRSNPGVPAGTGQRRETTLPGIEGSTQQRDKPGTPDGSGTQNTGELSATPRAGVSLDWGAGASRTRISGQLPAFPRDAQRSAQVRARFRVRPDGSVYAVTIVQKAAPAFDDAVLAAVRAWRFNRLPANSASGDQEATGVFNFRLQ
- a CDS encoding biopolymer transporter ExbD, with translation MRIRLPQTHTTLSAFSYSSLTDIVLLLLIFFLLTSSFIATKSLTVKLPDARNAQATEQGTVTVTLEKSGRILINDTETTAEAFAGQLRALLTEPAKQTIVLAADKEVPFQNAVRIMDEARGLGVARFFISTREAATAP
- a CDS encoding MotA/TolQ/ExbB proton channel family protein; translated protein: MTLLDLFLRGGTIMWFILASSILALYIIVQKFIVLSRAKVDGGKFILQIRSVLQGGDISAALSLCAQANTPLASILRSGLLKLKGTSQDVRDAIDAAARNEVYKLERGLGLLASVAGIAPLLGFLGTVTGMIAAFRAVELNQGIVNPTMLASGIWEALITTAYGLIVGIPAYFMYNYFVNRISHFVFETENSCNDFLDIAAADTTRGAQR
- a CDS encoding tetratricopeptide repeat protein, translating into MRIFPLFFLMFVGLCGQYTADAQVAGSSAEQDFAFASGLFRDKNYQLAFEEFTALVARHPGSGLAVDAAYYAAECQYQQGYLTDADIAFRIFVEKHPLGKLADDAIFRRGEIAFRRGDHTAALAQYDRILNDYPDANTAHEAAYWAGESALHLRDFDRARALYRRAYERHPEGRIRDYAAFSIAYVDEQEGRISQARSGYISFLEQFPGSALQPTAKTRIGACAFAEKDYRGTIQWLDSLADSPDPANASERLFLRAEAYYQLGEHLQASRLYSAFLDAYPTHERARAVYYALGWCYLELKKYTEAAVAFDSAALGSPELAEAALFRKGMVLRLDGKAEQSAAIFERLIADRPSGMYADNASFELGMNAFQAERFTDALGRFERVIDRIPRSDVRTDAWFMAGESLMKLRRPAEAAAMFAAAAADTVDAPVRTNARFRLGHAHFEAGRFAQSAAAFASFIDSHSGDTRSAEARLWLGEALFHAKRYSEAVQAYTGASQNTREPGLRQDALYGTGWAQYSAGRYREAEATFLSLIDTYRGGRREADALVRLADAQYAQKKFSDAARNYRSAAKKFPKHILTPYALLQQGNAEHRSGDTPAGVATLRSLLASHPGSDVADKAQFSLAWFYFETRDYVKAITEFRALEGSYPTSTLAPQALYAIGDCYYNMGRYADAETAYTRILTQHPDSRLVPNALDGIAQCRQLAGDPNAEKFPAEWLEKNGNAPGADDVLLALARRASVGGDATSTRAMLADFMAKYPESPLRSDAMLLRAEAYREARLYDSARASLTHLLDAGNDAAVLERARFASARIAIDEQDPETALALYDALQRQGLIAHTTAELEFDRGRAHTMNGADDAALAAYAAARAAADEPTFADRGTIEAARILARRGSVDTALALLAPIAASRIDDVGAEAQYRTGDLLANAQRSAEAEKAWLRVGYVYPESAEWSGKALLDLGAMYEARDKGAKAAETYRTLIAKYPGTAAAGEAQNRLARVQ